The region AACTTCTGTAGTGACTGAGTCTTTCTTTTTGACATCTGGGTTGGCAGAATTTGATAATCTCAAGCAGTAATGAATCTgttatctctcctctctctttctcattagCAAAGAGCAGTTTACAAAACATTCAGGaagcagcttttcatttttaaccAGAGCTGACTGTCGTTTTTGAcggttaaaatgacaaaagttgCCGGCGGCAGGTCACATCAGCTGTTGCAGATTAATGTTCACAATTCCGTGAGTGAGTCGATGGCAGGCCAGAATGACACCTGGCTGTTGTTCGGCTTGTGTGCTCTCTGCAAGCTGGTGTCTGCACTCAGCCAAAAATTGTTTATGAGGTAACATTAGCTAAGCATCAACAGTAGTAACATCACTGTAGAACCACAGGCCTTTCAGTAGTCCAAAACACTCCAACAGAGTGATACATTattcccataaaaaaaaaaataataataattttgtttttaaatttggacaaataataataaccatACAGGACTCTCACTGTAGATCAGTgaagacattttatttgtaaaatttgATTCAAATTGATCCTGGGGAAGCTTGTCTATTGCACCGAATGTGCTTGGTCTGACGCCGTCTCAAGTGTATCACTACAGCATCACTCTGTAACATCACTGTACAACCTCTTTTTCTGGTCACAACAACTTCAGAGTGATAGGTTCTCTCTCTAATGGCCCACTTCAATTTCAGATTTCACGTCAAACCTTTTCACATCATAGGTAATACTTTAACTTTACTCATTAACTTTATAAATTTGAAACAGTTTAAGACCAATATTTCAGTATTTGGATCAAATAGCTTATGAAAAATAAGGTGTGTCAAATTTAGTAGCAACAGCTCTTATTTCAGTGTGTCGGATACGTAGTTAATCAACATTTAGgtaagagatttaaaaaaaattggggCTTGATTGGGACATCCCTACCAAAAAGGTACATTTGCATTCAATCATCAAATGCAGAAAACATGTTGTCTCTCTCGGTACGGATTTAAACTTTCAAGCATTGTAGTGGGATACATTATTGTGCTATGAGAACAGAGAAGTGAGGGTCCCTCTTACTTGTTTCATAGCCTCAGCTATTCTGGAGCCAATCTCCTCCAGTGTCCATGCCCCCGTGCGTGACTGCAGTATCTGTAATCACACAGTGTAATATTAAAGACTGGATGTTCTTCTGCACAGTTCCATGTACCATaggaaacacacatacacagacacacagagtaGAAGAGTAAGGGCACAGTAACTCTATGAACACACTGCTGATCTATCCATCTTCATTATTTACCCCTTCAAATCAGACATACATACTCACAGGCAATAAAAAAGGCAGACGGATACCTGGGAGGCAGAGGGATCTGGCAGCTCCTTTTCTTCCAGAGGCCAGTCTAGCGAGGCAGGCAGGAGGGCTGGATATGGTTGGGGGACGGGGCCACAGTTTGGCAGAGATACCGTCTCAGGAGGGCTGCTGCTCCCGTAGAAGAGAGTTGCCACTGGGCTGAATATGCACAATTACACATATTTCATTCACAGGTCAGTTGAATGTGTTATGTTCTGTTGTGCATCTCTGGAGGCACAAGGTCACTCTTTTCTCACTtagacacattaaaacaaagagTACTGATTTGAAACTGAGGAGTAGTAATGGAAAGTGGCTATGCTCCAACAACACCCCCATCCAGGAGTGTGTACTGACCCCAGGCCCTGTGTCTCAGGTGGAAGGTAGAAGGTTGGCAGCAGGTGAGCGGGGGGAACAGTTGGGAACTCATGGGCACAGTCACTCCTCTGAGGCCACAGCATCCTCTGTATGTCCTAAAGTGAAAAGACGCTTTGCTCTCATTCTCCGAAACAACTGCATGGTTGAATATTCATGTTGTTAAATCGAACTGGAAATCAAAATGTGTTGCAGActgtaaataattaaacaaacaattttggaaaaacaaacgaaaaacaaaaataaattttaaaaaatgcaacagCAGAAAGACTTTTCTTTACCAAACTGAAAAGGTGTGAGCTAAAGCTGCATCTTCTTGTGCCAACGCTTTTTACAAAACCTATTTGGTGTcaaaagtaacattttacaCTATCACTACTATACTAATGACAAACACTATCAAAAATATCAAACGTATACAGGTAAGCCCAGTAAATCTATTTCAAGCCCtctgtaatttttttctttaatatgttTTGACTGTCAAATTCATATGCAAGACAGAATGTGATCCAGAAATGATTCTACAGTAGCACAACTTTCTTTGACAGGTCCAGTGTGGTTTCTGAATTTTGTTGAGGTATCATCTGTCcttttggttttaatttgaCTATACTGCACAGTCCTTGATATGACCTTCAACAAAtgaattcaaacaaacaaaacagtcaaATGCAGCTGTCCATCTTGCCTGTGTGTAATCCTGATGGCCGccccagagagcagcagcagggtccTGGTCCCCGGACACAGAGGGATGGAGCTCGGGGCTGGCTGCTGTCTGGTTCGAGTTTCGCTCTGACACAAGTGCCACACTGGATGCCACTGACACCTCCTCCCCGAACTATGAACAAACAGCGAAACAGAAAGAactcagaaacagaaactaaaagaaGATTTTTTGCTTGTAATGTTCCCTCGTTGGTTTTTTCCCTTAAATTATTCACGCAGGGCAAAGAAAAACCTAAAATAATCAACCTAAAACAAAcctaaaataatcaataatccaCTTTATCCTACATTGTAATAACTGAGGAGACTCACTTGGACGTAGTGGACATGTTCAAACAGATCACCACGGTGATAGCGCACAGGCAGGTCAAAGGGGCAGTAGAGGCTGCGCTGCTGCTGCCCCAGACGACACATCTGATGGTTCCCTGAAGCAcatgacatatatatatactcaaTGTATATGTAGCAATAAGCAAGAGGATCAAATATAGATTACTGGGACTTTTCTACTGTGGCTTTTCATCACAAGAGTTCCATACAATCAGAATTTATCACTTTACTGCAGAGCACCTGCTGATCATCTCACTAGCCTTTCAGAATTATTGCTATCTGCACTTACCTAGCATAAAACATGCTAACATCACAGCtagcacattttcttttttgactaGAGACAGCAATTAGCTTTTCTTAacttaatatacattttttttttacaaaatccAAAAAGTAATACACGCCATGTACACCTCACAAATGCTCTCAGTTTTACATGCATGGCATCTTACCAAGTTGGGCTTCCTTGGCCATCTGCGTCTCGTGGATAATGTTGCGCAGGATCTGCTCTTCCTgcagcagcttgtgtttgtcCAGTGCCTCCTGCTGGCGAAGGTAGTGGTCATGCTGCTTCTGGTACTCCTTCAGCTCATTCAGTGTCCGCTGCAGAGATCTGCaaatatggtaaaaaaaaaaaaggaagagaaatgcATAAATGCATAGCAGGGAAACACTGCATATTGCATGATCATCTCACAACCACAAGACCCATGTTAAAGCCTTCTTATTTGAAATAATCCACTCTGCATTCATGATCTGAGGgacttctattttatttaaatactcTGACAGCCTGGTGGAAAATCTCCCTGTAGGGAATACAACACTAAAAATTACACATCCTAACATATTCTGAATGACGCCTGCATTTTCATTGCAATTGCACAGTAGCTTTTCACAAAATCCTACACCAACCAATATTTGTTCACAATTGCATATAATAGGACATGTTTGGATAGGTTTTAATATTATAGTGGATTtctgaaataatttgattttgttGACAGTAAGTTTACGGTAATACTGTGTTAACAACCAAAGTAGTTAGAGCATGTATTTACAAGTGCTTGCTTACCTGTGCTGGGCTTCCAGGCGCTGCTCCAGCTTTTGCTGACACAGCACAGCATGCTTCCTCCTCAGGGCCTGCTCGAAGCCCGGCTGGGCCTGCAGTGCCTGCTCGTAACACAGCACTGAGTGGTTGTATTCCCCAAGCATctggtcagacagacagacagaccgtGGATATGGCAGAGGtcaaacacagatttatttaaTGTAGCTATCATGCTGTAACAAAAACGACATAATTAAAACAGACTGAATCTATGTAACACATGGGTATAAAGCTTTAGGGACACAAATAGATGTGCTACGCAAGTTTGGTTAACACCATCCTAAAATAGTTAACTAGGTGGTAAGTCTGTGGTTTAAATGCACAAGTCTCTACTGTAGTGCAATGCTTGCTTGGCTTACAGCATAGATGTTGCCTAAGGTGTAGTGGCTGGTGAAGAGATCTGAGGTAAGGTCCAGGGCAGCGTGGGCAAGAATAGCAGCGTCTGCCGAGAAATGGGCACGGTGCAGGATGTTGGCCATGTTGACGAGGGCTACATCCTTCTGCTGCCTGCAAGtacaacagacaaacacacacagtgtgagaaTTTAAACACCTGTAAGCAGTCTCATACAGTTAACAGCATACTATTGCAGTGGCCTTCTGACCAGCCTGACCAGTACCTTGGGGAGAAATGCAGAGCCCGCACCACACAGTCCACTGCCCTCTGAGGTTCGTTTTTCATACGCCAGTAAAATGACGCCATGTTGTACAGCACCCAGGATGACGAGTTCTGGACACACAATCATAAAGACATGCACAGACACGCTTCGTTAAACTTCTTTCAAAAGGACTAATTGCTAGCTGTTAGGTCTCTATGGAATCTTTTTTGTCCGTTTTTGTCAACATAGTTTTGCTGTATTTTACAATGGATCTTAATCACACGCCTAATTGGGCTGACTCGCTGATACTCTGAATGTGTCTGGGCTTGTGCTGGTAACTATTGTGTAAATATCTGGGAGCCTTTAGCCCATTTTCAAAACCACACAGATTTTCAGATAGAGACTGAAAGGagaacagataaacacacatgtataGACCTAAATGCATGTAGACAAAATCCTAAAAATGCCTGCCCCCAATAActggatatttttttattttctgtgctttACTACTTCTATACAAAAAAaggctgctgtctgtctttacgaaagaggaaaatgttggTCTTGAGTATTTGTACATGAGGAACTTACCCTTATCAACCCCTGATGGATGCGATGACCAACCTCATCAACACTGCGGCCCAGCTTATGTGACAATGAACTAAAAATGGGATCCTCCTTAGAAAGCAGTGGGGAGGTGAGGTTTGCCCTCTCCTGCACACCCTGGaacagagagaagggaagagtCAGTTACTTAGAATTTTTAGCATGTGATGAGTCAAACGCAAAGGGAACAGGTctgttgtgtatttattttattaagcAATGCACAAATGGTCTTATGTGACGGCATGGCTAACGGAAATTCTCAAGCACACACCTTAAATGTCTCAGAAATTAAATGCAATTAGATATGGACTGGACTAACTTAAGGAAGTGAGTTAGGACAATAAATGGACTGAATAAAATATAGCAATGTGAACTGGGTTTTCCTCTGACCATAACAAAATATCACCCACAAAAACATCCCTTTCCTTTAATCtttattctttagtctcatttATAAAACTGATGTAGGACCGTATGTAGCAACCGTATGATAAAATCAAGTGGTTTCCCGGAGATTCAGAGACATAGATTACAGCGATTTGCATATCTACACATGGGCAATTTTTATTGCTCAAAGGGTCATAGAATATAAATATCTTGTTACCTGATGAAAATTGTACTTTTAACAATAAGAATCTTGTTGATAGGATGCAATCTATCAACATGCCTTCACACTAGGCCTTTAGACTGCATTTCCCATTAAGCTCTTAGGACTATTATTGAGGATGATTACAATACTCACCACAGCAAGGTTGGCTGGGATTTCCTGTCTGTATTCATACATCTGTAAAGTCCTTGTTAGACAATAACTAGCATATATCTCATCTCTGGTCCATGCTTAACTTGCTCAAGTAACTGGCTAATACTTCCAATAACCCTGAACCAGACCTGACCTAGATAAGCCTGCTTCTATTGTTAGGACACTGACTTATATGAAAAATCCACAAAGCCAACGACAAATCAGAACTATATACATCCATACTTCAAGACTCTTCCTGACAATCATCCCATATCTGCCTCTGACTGCTTTACCTGTGAGCCAATAGTGTGATTATATATTATgatcttctctgtgtgtctgtttcactTTCCAGTAAAAAAGCATGTCAGCTCTGCCAACAAAAGGTTCAATACATTCCCAACTGGATAGTTTatctgatgaaaaaaaagttcaaatcttatttaaacaagacagaaagaaacaaaagttTGGCCTCTACTCACCCTGAGATGCTGGAAGGCATGGATACTATAAGGTAATTCAAACAATTTTGCACAGTCAGGCTTTTCTAGATCCGGGGGCAGAGCTGACCGGGAATCCACATAGTCTTCagggctgcaggaggaaaaaaaaagtcctttagGATGATCCCTTTATGTAAAGAACTGCATTATAATCATAGTTCAGACAGTTCAGATTTTCTGAAGTGGGCTTGTATGAGATACTTATCCATACTCAGTGTATTATCTACAGGGGATAGTGGTTGTTATATctccagtttggagaagcaggcctGATCAGTGGCACTGATGCTGAGCAATGAACTACTGAGGACGGAGGCAACAGCATTTTAGGCATTCAAGAAGAGACCCacttgtaataaaaaaaaaaaaaaaatctgattatgTGTACactgtatttagaatatttgcACTCCTTTACCCTGCCGTCAGTTAGTTTGTACTATTGTGGGATTTTGGTGTTTAAATTCAAACTAACttgttaaaacatttatgttaCAGCAACTACACTAGGAACTCTTGTGTTCTGCGAGACATAATTACAGTTTTtatcaatagagtctggtggctttgaagagggAGATATAACGGCTTCAGTTCCCATCAGGAAAAGCTGCACTTAAAgtgatattgatttatttttttggtggGTCTTTTTTAGATCTaactaaaatatgttttgctgCTGTCCACAGCAGTACGTCACGTAGCTTTGTGTCGGGAATCCTGctttcttctccaaactggTGACATACCAACAACCGACAGACTGACAGTAGATAAGTACCTCACACAACCCCACTGTCCCTTCAGGGGGGATAAATCTAACCATACCTATGCAAGATATAAGCattttacaaaaacactgttatAGTGCTGGCAATGGCATGCTTTATTGAGGAGAGCTCACCTGATGTCTTTGCTTTCCAAGGAGATATAGGTGCCATCATAAAGGTCCAGGTCTCCCAGCGGTACTTTAGCCATGACACAGTCTGCATCCTCTTTGTAATGTCTCTGCTCCAgccctgtgtctctgtcctcaTTCTCCTCAATGTGAATCTTCTGTGCCACTAGCTGCTTCTGCTCAACCACAGCCAAGAAAAATCAATCAGTGAAAGGCCAGTAAGCATGAGAAATGGACAGCTGTTAGAATAATCAATGCTAAGTATTAAATATTTGTGATCTAAGCATTTATTTATAATGTTGAACAGAATGCCGCTTTTTCCGCCCACAGAATCGAGACACTGGTACCTCTTTCCTGCGAAAAGCTTTACCAATCTGAATGAAAGAAACTCTTCTACTAGACAGATTCTGTAGAATAACCAGAATGAAACCTAAACATAAAGCCTATTTGACATCTTTGCACATGACACTGATAAAGTGAAACCCACCCACCTCAAGTTTCTTTAGGTAGTTAACACGAGTCTCTTGCCTCATGAAGATCACAACGTCATGTGGATGCTTCAGATTCAATGGTGAGTCaacctgaaacaaaaacactgcgGTAAAGACTTGGGGAGTATGAAACTAATTCAAAAAGCTAATTAATCTAAAAGGATGAGGACAGGGCCGTGTGTTCAAGTTCTACTGAGTCATGTAGGAAATAGTCTTTCAAAACTCTTAATTTGAGGTGTGCAAATACAGCTTAATGGAGCCCAAATGCTTGTCACATGAATACAAACAGCATCTATATGTAGGCAGCAGTTTGCTGGAAGCTGGCACCAACTAGGATTAACGTTATTTCTAGCATATCGATAAGTGCTTTCAAACGCGGACGGTGACATGGGCCTGAAATACTTTGGTCATCTTGACCTCAAGCACCTAACGATAACGTCAGTTTTAAGGTAGCTAGTGGAAGCTAACCTATTTAGCCAAACAAGACGACTTAATGTGAATTTCTCGCTGCTTGTAACGTTGCCGAACCAGACAACCGAGCACCGTCGAGTTAAATTAAGCTACCACGATAAGGTTAACAATCCACATGCCAAAATGTTACCATTAATTGCTAACAGAAATAGCTCTACAAGCTAGCCAACTAACGTAAGCGTTAGCAGGTCAATGAGCTAACGTTAACTGTCATACTTGTTGTTGAATTTTCCCATCTTCTGTAACAACCCAGTGGGTCGTAGCTCCTCCGGAGTCCACTATGAGTATACAAAGAAGGATGAAAAGCTTCCCCTGAAAAGAAGTTTTGTGGCAATAGTTGACACGAGAGGGCAAAGACTCAGGACAGATTTTCCTGAGGTCCGCCATTTttcaggctcttttttttttttttttttcttgctgtgtggctgcagtgacAGCCTCCGGCCAGGGGGCGGCGCTCGCGTCCGCACCAAACAGAAACTCCGCAGATCATCTTTGATGACGtttggaggggaaaaaacaggaaattgtgTAAAAAGGAAAAGCTCGTAAGAGTTTCAAGGCAAAGGTGAGTACTATATAAGAACAATATCTGCTTCAAACTCAGTATGTTAGTGCAATTGTTGCCGATGAGGACGAGCGTCTGGTGCCTGCGCTTGTGGTCAGTATCTTTCTTTTAATCGCTTCTGAGTAGCATAAGTTGCAGTTCCGCATCCAGGGGCATGACTGGTCCATCAAGTACATCCAACATATGCAGGGAATTACCTATAAATGTTATGCGATTTAATGATCAGCGACCTGTTAGCTAAGGGATCTCTTCAATTGTGGTTTGGGTCTTGTTGATTCATGTTGATTGTGAAAACAAATGACTTAACGTTAAACTTTACATCCCATCGAGCAATAGGTGTAGAGGGTAGTAAAATATAAGTTATATTTAAGTAGAActtatatatagaatataaatgCTGTTGTCTCCTACTATCAGTGGGATGGCTGTTGTGATTACAGACTCGACATTAAAATCACGTGTTAAGCTGAGATTTCCAGACATTCTGCAGCTCCAGATTCTCaattgtgaggattttctgcatttatttgacttATATGATAGTAAACTGTATGTCTTTGGgtttggtcagacaaaacaagccacCTGAAGACGTCACTTTGGCCTGTAGGAAATTGTGATTGACTTCTTTTTTAATCAAGTACTTGGAAAAACTAATCAACTGATTATTCAGCGATGAAAGTATCTTGTAGTGTGAGCACTAAAGCATTCCCATTGGGATGTTGTCAGCAGCACTATAAACTAACTATGATGTGTACTATCGTGCACATACCATTCATTATAATATCTTATTGTAGAGAACAATACAGTAACATCTCTGGTGTTAAAGGAGTTAGTGAGTCTGTGGATCGGGGCTGTTACAGAACCCGGCTGTCCTTGTAAAGAAATTGAAAAGATGGTTGGTGGAAGGGAGGGAGTTTAAAAAGATGGTTACTTGACTGACGAGAGTTCTGTAGAATCATGCGTCACTCTTCTGTAGCATAACACTGTTTCGTTTGcccattttgtttcactttccaCAGATGGCCTGCTTTGACGGCAGTAAGAGGAGCTTGGAGGAGGACAGCTATGAAGGAGCTATTGGTGGAGAGCTGTCGGGCTGTGCGTTGGCGATGCTGGAAAAGGAACGGGAATCCCTCCTCAGCCCTTCAGAGAGCGACGTCACCTTCATCAGCAGCACCCCCACTAGTCTTCAGGCCGCTGCCCCCGTCCAGGGCTATGATGTGGAGTTTGATCCACCCCTAGAGAGTAAATACGAGTGCCCTATTTGTCTCATGGCTTTGAGGAATGCCATTCAAACACCCTGTGGTCACCGTTTCTGCAAGAACTGCATTGAGAAGTCCATTCGGTATGCTATTGTGCCGCTCTCTTCATAACACTCACTCAGTACTGAGAAGTAATTTAAAGATAAATGTCATCTAGGTACAGCATGTGTCCAAACGATGCAAGGTTTTCACCGACACTAGCTCAAATACAAGACACCATGTAGAACCCTGAAACGTTTGTTGCTCAGCCCAAatgattgttgttgtttctcttgTAAAACAGTGATACAGGCCAGAGGTGCCCCGTGGACAATGAAATGCTGTCAAAAGAACAGCTGTTTCCTGATAACTTTGCCAAACGGGAGATTCTATCACTAACCGTTCGCTGTCCAAACTCTGACTGTGCTGAGAAAATGGAGCTGAGACATTTGGAGGTGAGAATTTTGAGTGGCAGACATCTCTGATTTTGAATACAGCTCAAGTAAGAACATGGAAACAGAGTTTACGTTTAAAAATCtagaatttaaaatgacattggGTTGCATTATAAGACTTTAATGATATTTCAATGACTGATTCCACTGTGTGGATCATCAATGATCACAGAACATGCAATTGTGATGATTTATATTTGATCCATTCCCAATCAGTATCTGCAAATAAGAGGTCCTAATTCATGTCTGAATCGTAGTTTCACTGTTCAGTATAGTTCTGTGAGTGTAGCTCAACAAAAAAACTGCCTCAATAAAATGACCTGAAAAGAAAACCGACATGCTGGAAGCTCAGCTTGCCTCCTGTCAACACCACCATAGTCAGCACAAACTCTTCCTTCTGACTATTCCAATATTTCTTTACACTGCTTCTAATCACAAGCCCAAATAAGGCAAGTAAAGAACTGCATCTTCCCCTGGTGTGGATGATGAAATTGTTATGTGTGCACCAATGATGTCCTGCTTCAGAATAAAATTGACTATATTGTTTGAATGTATTGTTTTCCTTCCAGAACCATTTGGCCCAGTGTCAGTTTGCCACTGCGCCTTGCCCACAGTGCCAACAGTCTGTGAGAAAGAGCCACCTAGAGGAGCACACAACTGTTGAGTGCCAAAGGAGGCCTGTGTCGTGTCCAGATTGTGTGGCATGCTTTGTTTACGAGGAGACGGAGGTAAAGCTAACTCACTTATGTAACTGCTCATCATGCTTTCTACAGAATAGTTCTCGTAGGGCCAGGGCAGAAGCATTGTGTAACAGTGAGGATTAGTCTCCTTACAATCTGGTTTCTGTTGCTCCTTCAGCTTCACGAACAGCAGTGTCCCTTTGCCAATGTGAAGTGCCAGTACTGTGAGATGGATCTCATCAGGGACCAGGTGAGTGATATAATGTCTGccacaaaaaccttttttttgtaGTTGTGAATTATTAATCCTGCCAACAAGAAGTTCTTTTGTGTAAACTTTGGGGAACCGTTCCACACCCAGTCACTGCCCATGTCACAGCTGATGTGGGCAGCCATTCAAATAATAAACAATGATGCTCAAAAGGTCTTTCTGTATGAGGTGGGAAGTGAGTTACTTCCCCAGTGATGTCTTTTCATACTTACACAGTAATAACTGACTCGTTGAAATTATCATTGGGTTTCTGATTTgataaatatgaatgaatgaagctaagctgatgatgtttttgtttcagatgGAATCTCACTGTGATACAGATTGCCCAAAAGCACCCATCGCCTGTACCTTTAACCCTTTTGGTTGCAATAAAAGGGTAGGTGATCAATCTTCTACACCATGTTGAAAAGCCAAATCTGCTAGAACTTGGTTTTCTTCAtgaatattattcatattatagCCCTACAGGCCAGATGTCCTAAAGAAAAATTGTGTTCCTATGCAGATGCAGCGACACAACCTGGCTCAGCACATGCAGGAGTTCACACAGATGCATATGCA is a window of Pempheris klunzingeri isolate RE-2024b chromosome 1, fPemKlu1.hap1, whole genome shotgun sequence DNA encoding:
- the ttc17 gene encoding tetratricopeptide repeat protein 17 — its product is MADLRKICPESLPSRVNYCHKTSFQGKLFILLCILIVDSGGATTHWVVTEDGKIQQQVDSPLNLKHPHDVVIFMRQETRVNYLKKLEKQLVAQKIHIEENEDRDTGLEQRHYKEDADCVMAKVPLGDLDLYDGTYISLESKDISPEDYVDSRSALPPDLEKPDCAKLFELPYSIHAFQHLRGVQERANLTSPLLSKEDPIFSSLSHKLGRSVDEVGHRIHQGLIRNSSSWVLYNMASFYWRMKNEPQRAVDCVVRALHFSPRQQKDVALVNMANILHRAHFSADAAILAHAALDLTSDLFTSHYTLGNIYAMLGEYNHSVLCYEQALQAQPGFEQALRRKHAVLCQQKLEQRLEAQHRSLQRTLNELKEYQKQHDHYLRQQEALDKHKLLQEEQILRNIIHETQMAKEAQLGNHQMCRLGQQQRSLYCPFDLPVRYHRGDLFEHVHYVQFGEEVSVASSVALVSERNSNQTAASPELHPSVSGDQDPAAALWGGHQDYTQDIQRMLWPQRSDCAHEFPTVPPAHLLPTFYLPPETQGLGPVATLFYGSSSPPETVSLPNCGPVPQPYPALLPASLDWPLEEKELPDPSASQILQSRTGAWTLEEIGSRIAEAMKQATVPRWQVHNEAALFWRAKGSGSRALQCLRQALSSAPPSHRHLSLTNAANLLLHHGLATHAQTLLEQALAVNASEPHTLLSLVSVQLAQGNVTGALALFRHILVTALSSSSSFSSLAGCEQCRTSLPLLRCLQFYPFLYNLSHRQPCSQGGACIEEEELGIQLEEWEGSEEKQDAPTVSAIEDSLLFEKVVLDSNGSGEAAGQQRASPSASGAAKMATPFGGGAVEGEEEWQLKEDLMGAFEGALDVGGKRGDLRGIRVLKNDRVMGARAGGGPCFGNCEDDEGAEWITFQVKRVRKAKVDGTESVTISDDNQNGESLPGGHSVLEISGPTIPSPGPSGRWRDYTSLGWPGPEECQRTRRVDLTTVASTWLAVSAKNIDITEHIDFATPLQEPAAEPLCNANLAASMHTLDHLAGVANRAAIHYTGESQLREVLQNLGKDKFSPQSFEQVGTRIAKVLEKNQTSWVLSSMAALYWRVKGQGKRAIDCLRQALNYAPHHMKDVPLISLANIFQNARLWEDALTVARMAVEIAPHFVVNHFTLANVYIAMEEFEKAMRWYESTLKLQPEFAPAKDRLRTIQCYLLTKRERRQP